A window from Flavobacterium sp. 83 encodes these proteins:
- a CDS encoding response regulator transcription factor, translating to MIKVCLADNYPVVHFGVKSYFKEHAEISIVANVGNFLMVRDILLTKEIDVLILDLELEGLSSIFEVKSILKNFPKTKIIIFSGLSEQIYAPNAIKAGVSGFIHKKEKLETLGISIIKVHQGKIIMNETVKKNLALIAKQSKSERLYRKLSNREVEVLRYLSDGKKNHEIAEILKLNEKTISTYKLRLLTKLNVTNLVDLVNKAKTLEIV from the coding sequence ATGATTAAAGTATGTTTAGCCGACAATTATCCCGTAGTGCATTTTGGAGTAAAATCTTACTTTAAAGAACATGCCGAAATATCAATAGTTGCCAATGTTGGCAATTTTTTGATGGTACGAGATATACTGCTTACCAAAGAGATTGATGTATTAATATTGGATTTGGAATTAGAGGGACTTTCAAGTATTTTCGAAGTAAAATCGATTTTGAAAAACTTTCCAAAAACAAAAATTATTATATTCAGTGGTCTTTCTGAACAAATTTATGCACCAAATGCTATAAAAGCGGGGGTTTCAGGATTTATCCACAAAAAGGAAAAATTAGAAACTTTAGGGATTTCAATTATCAAAGTACATCAAGGAAAGATAATCATGAATGAAACCGTTAAGAAAAACTTGGCATTAATTGCAAAACAAAGCAAAAGTGAGCGACTATATCGCAAGCTTTCTAACCGTGAGGTAGAAGTACTACGCTATTTAAGTGACGGAAAAAAGAATCATGAAATAGCCGAAATTCTAAAACTAAACGAAAAGACAATTAGTACTTACAAATTAAGGCTACTAACAAAACTAAATGTTACCAATTTAGTAGATTTAGTAAACAAAGCAAAAACATTAGAAATTGTTTAG
- the gldC gene encoding gliding motility protein GldC, whose protein sequence is MSDTNTSEIKFLIELDENRVPEKLMWSAKDGGVEQEEAKAIMLSIWDSKVKETMRIDLWTKDMPVDEMKIFFHQTLVAMSETFKRATDDEKMADTMKDFCDYFAEKLELTK, encoded by the coding sequence ATGTCAGATACAAACACCTCAGAAATTAAGTTTCTAATAGAATTAGATGAGAACCGTGTTCCCGAAAAATTAATGTGGTCCGCAAAAGACGGTGGAGTAGAACAAGAAGAAGCGAAAGCTATTATGTTGTCTATTTGGGACAGTAAAGTAAAAGAAACGATGCGAATCGACTTATGGACAAAAGATATGCCGGTAGATGAAATGAAGATTTTCTTTCATCAAACTTTGGTTGCAATGTCTGAAACTTTTAAACGTGCTACTGACGATGAAAAAATGGCGGACACGATGAAAGATTTCTGCGATTATTTTGCAGAAAAATTGGAACTAACAAAATAA
- a CDS encoding alpha/beta fold hydrolase: protein MEKYYKKEGRYSYYEAGEGTPIVILHGLMGGLSNFDAVASYFSNKGYKIIIPDLPIYTQNILKTNVKSFAKYVKDFITFKGLERVILLGNSLGGHIALYHTKMYPEKVSGLVITGSSGLYESAMGDSYPKRGDYEYIKKKAEDVFYDPKVATKELIDEVYESVNDRIKLIKTLTIAKSAIRHNMAKDLPKMHVQTCIIWGKNDKVTPPDVAEEFHKLLPNSTLYWIDKCGHAAMMEHPDEFNRLLEDWLTHTHLAIH from the coding sequence ATGGAAAAATACTATAAAAAAGAAGGCAGATACAGCTATTATGAAGCTGGCGAAGGTACACCAATTGTCATCTTACATGGTCTTATGGGAGGACTGAGCAACTTTGATGCTGTAGCAAGCTACTTTTCTAATAAAGGATATAAAATAATCATTCCAGATTTACCTATATACACACAGAATATCTTAAAAACAAACGTAAAAAGTTTTGCGAAATACGTAAAAGATTTTATCACATTTAAAGGGCTTGAAAGAGTAATCCTTTTAGGAAATTCATTAGGTGGTCACATTGCTTTATACCATACTAAAATGTATCCTGAAAAAGTATCAGGACTTGTAATAACAGGAAGTTCAGGACTTTACGAAAGCGCCATGGGTGATAGCTATCCAAAAAGAGGTGACTATGAATATATTAAGAAAAAAGCAGAAGATGTATTTTATGACCCAAAAGTTGCTACCAAAGAACTTATTGATGAAGTCTACGAATCTGTAAACGACAGAATAAAATTAATCAAAACACTAACGATTGCAAAAAGCGCTATTCGTCATAATATGGCAAAAGATTTACCAAAAATGCATGTGCAAACGTGTATTATTTGGGGAAAAAATGACAAAGTTACACCGCCAGATGTTGCAGAGGAGTTTCACAAACTGCTGCCTAATTCTACTTTATATTGGATAGACAAATGCGGGCATGCCGCCATGATGGAACATCCGGATGAGTTTAATCGTTTATTAGAGGATTGGCTAACGCATACCCATTTAGCAATACACTGA
- the yihA gene encoding ribosome biogenesis GTP-binding protein YihA/YsxC: protein MKINTAEFVISNSDVAKCPKDFLPEYAFIGRSNVGKSSLINMLTNHKKLAKTSGRPGKTQLINHFLINSNWFLVDLPGYGYAKVSKKTKSVFQEFITDYFETREQLVCAFVLIDIRHEAQTIDIEFMSYMGESEIPFCIVFTKADKISKVKIDSHIAAYKKKMFANNWAEMPHYFVTSATESTGKEELLSYIDEVNQEVFKNNNQF, encoded by the coding sequence ATGAAAATTAATACAGCCGAATTTGTTATCAGCAACTCTGATGTAGCCAAATGTCCCAAAGATTTTTTGCCAGAATATGCTTTTATAGGCCGATCAAATGTTGGAAAATCATCCTTGATCAACATGCTAACAAACCATAAAAAGCTAGCTAAAACATCCGGAAGACCTGGAAAAACGCAGTTAATAAATCATTTTTTAATTAATAGCAATTGGTTTTTAGTCGATTTACCTGGTTACGGCTATGCCAAAGTTTCTAAAAAAACAAAATCTGTTTTTCAGGAATTTATTACTGATTATTTCGAAACCAGAGAACAACTCGTTTGTGCTTTTGTTTTAATTGACATCCGTCATGAAGCTCAAACTATAGACATTGAATTCATGTCATACATGGGCGAAAGCGAAATTCCTTTTTGTATCGTTTTCACTAAAGCAGATAAGATCAGTAAAGTAAAAATTGATTCTCATATTGCAGCGTACAAAAAGAAAATGTTTGCTAATAACTGGGCCGAAATGCCTCATTATTTTGTTACATCAGCTACTGAATCTACAGGAAAAGAAGAATTACTTTCTTATATTGATGAAGTGAACCAAGAAGTTTTCAAAAACAATAATCAGTTTTAG
- the mraZ gene encoding division/cell wall cluster transcriptional repressor MraZ, with protein sequence MDTIIGTYECKVDAKGRLLLPAPLKKQLASSLQNGFVLKRSVFQPCLELYPMEEWNLMMQKINKLNRFVKKNNDFIRRFTAGVKVVEIDALGRLLVPKDLVIFASIAKEVVFSSAVNIVEIWDKDLYEKSINGEDVDFADLAEEVMGNINDDDNGIS encoded by the coding sequence TTGGATACAATTATAGGAACATATGAGTGTAAAGTTGATGCTAAAGGAAGGCTGCTGTTACCTGCGCCTTTAAAAAAGCAATTAGCTTCTTCTCTTCAAAACGGTTTTGTTTTGAAGCGTTCCGTATTTCAGCCTTGTCTGGAATTGTATCCTATGGAAGAGTGGAACTTGATGATGCAGAAAATTAATAAACTGAATCGGTTTGTAAAGAAAAACAATGACTTCATTCGCAGGTTTACGGCAGGAGTTAAGGTGGTCGAAATCGATGCTTTAGGGCGATTATTAGTGCCAAAAGATTTAGTGATTTTTGCAAGTATTGCTAAGGAAGTTGTGTTTTCATCGGCAGTGAATATTGTTGAGATTTGGGATAAAGATTTATACGAAAAATCAATAAATGGTGAAGATGTTGATTTTGCAGATTTGGCAGAAGAAGTAATGGGAAATATAAATGACGACGACAATGGAATATCATAA
- the gldB gene encoding gliding motility lipoprotein GldB: MKKNLFFVVFCLFFLSCEKKNKTEIAVEKIPLQLKVERFDKIFFETSPKDLDKVKAAFPFFFPVNSDNSVWLHKMQDPIWRELYTEVEKKYANFDPERVELESLFKHIKYYFPRTKTPKVITVISEMDYNNKAIYADSLVIISLELYLGKKHKFYQFPNYIKQNFEQRQILPDVVSSFSSRKIAPVTDKKMLSQMIYFGKQLYLKDLLLPNYTDAEKMGYTPEQIKWCEENEGYIWRYFIEKEMLYSDDQKLIPRFINPAPFSKFYLEIDNESPGQVGAWIGWQIVRSYMKNNEVPIADLLKTDAKEIFVKSKYKPKK, translated from the coding sequence ATGAAAAAAAATCTATTTTTTGTAGTCTTTTGTCTCTTTTTTTTGTCCTGCGAAAAAAAAAATAAAACAGAAATTGCTGTAGAGAAAATTCCATTGCAATTAAAAGTAGAACGCTTTGACAAAATATTTTTTGAAACTTCTCCAAAAGATTTAGATAAAGTTAAGGCAGCCTTTCCTTTCTTTTTTCCTGTAAATAGTGACAACAGTGTTTGGTTGCATAAAATGCAGGATCCAATCTGGAGAGAATTATATACTGAAGTTGAAAAAAAGTATGCAAATTTTGATCCTGAAAGAGTAGAGTTGGAGTCTCTATTTAAACATATTAAGTATTATTTCCCTCGAACTAAAACCCCTAAAGTTATTACTGTAATCTCTGAAATGGATTATAATAATAAGGCTATTTATGCAGATAGTTTAGTAATTATTTCACTTGAATTGTATTTAGGAAAAAAACATAAATTTTATCAATTCCCCAATTATATAAAGCAAAATTTTGAGCAAAGACAGATTTTACCCGATGTGGTTTCAAGTTTTTCATCTCGTAAAATTGCTCCTGTCACGGATAAAAAAATGTTAAGTCAAATGATTTATTTTGGAAAACAATTGTATTTAAAAGACTTACTTTTGCCAAATTATACAGATGCAGAAAAAATGGGATATACTCCTGAACAAATAAAATGGTGTGAGGAAAATGAAGGGTATATTTGGCGATATTTTATCGAAAAAGAAATGCTATATAGTGACGATCAAAAGTTAATACCTCGATTTATAAATCCAGCTCCATTTTCTAAGTTTTATCTCGAAATTGATAATGAATCGCCAGGACAAGTAGGCGCCTGGATAGGATGGCAAATCGTTCGCTCCTATATGAAAAATAATGAAGTCCCTATTGCAGACTTATTAAAAACAGATGCAAAAGAAATATTTGTGAAATCAAAATACAAACCCAAAAAGTAA
- the nadE gene encoding NAD(+) synthase produces MTKKSTIQVEKVNTHIVNWLKTYAENAKVNGFVIGISGGVDSAVTSTLCAQTGLQVLCVEMPIHQPHSHVTRGREHIEQLKNRFPNVTSVEADLTSVFEDFKTIVPTDVDTQKLHLSLANTRARLRMTTLYYFAGIYGLLVAGTGNKVEDFGVGFYTKYGDGGVDLSPIADLLKSEVYSLGAYLEVPDSILKASPSDGLFGDERTDEDQLGASYDELEWAMNQDETGKSANDFTGREKVVFEIYKRLNTTNKHKMNAIPVCLIPN; encoded by the coding sequence ATGACTAAAAAAAGTACAATCCAAGTTGAAAAAGTGAATACTCACATAGTAAATTGGTTAAAAACCTATGCAGAAAATGCAAAAGTTAACGGATTTGTAATAGGGATTTCAGGAGGAGTAGATTCAGCAGTCACCTCAACATTATGCGCACAAACCGGATTACAAGTTTTATGTGTTGAAATGCCAATCCACCAACCACACAGTCATGTAACTCGTGGACGTGAACACATTGAACAATTAAAAAACAGATTCCCAAATGTAACAAGCGTTGAAGCAGATTTAACTTCAGTTTTTGAAGATTTTAAAACAATAGTTCCAACTGACGTTGACACACAAAAACTTCACTTATCATTAGCCAATACCCGTGCCCGTTTACGAATGACAACATTATACTATTTTGCTGGTATTTATGGGTTATTAGTTGCTGGAACAGGAAATAAAGTAGAAGATTTTGGAGTAGGTTTCTATACAAAATATGGTGATGGAGGGGTAGATTTAAGTCCTATTGCTGATTTATTAAAATCTGAAGTTTATAGCTTAGGTGCTTACTTAGAAGTTCCTGATTCCATTTTAAAAGCATCTCCATCTGATGGATTATTTGGTGACGAAAGAACTGATGAGGATCAACTGGGAGCTAGCTATGACGAACTGGAATGGGCAATGAATCAGGATGAAACAGGGAAATCAGCAAATGATTTTACTGGTAGAGAAAAGGTAGTTTTTGAAATTTATAAACGATTAAATACTACCAACAAACACAAAATGAATGCGATACCAGTTTGTTTAATACCAAATTAA